From a single Sander vitreus isolate 19-12246 chromosome 2, sanVit1, whole genome shotgun sequence genomic region:
- the ldb1b gene encoding LIM domain-binding protein 1b isoform X2, which produces MSVGGCACPGCSSKSFKLYSPKEPPNGSTFPPFHPGTMLDRDVGPTPMYPPTYLEPGIGRHTPYGNQADYRIFELNKRLQNWTEECDNLWWDAFTTEFFEDDAMLTITFCLEDGPKRYTIGRTLIPRYFRSIFEGGATELYYVLKHPKESFHNNFVSLDCDQCTMVTQNGKPMFTQVCVEGRLYLEFMFDDMMRIKTWHFSIRQHRELIPRSILAMHAQDPQMLDQLSKNITRCGLSNSTLNYLRLCVILEPMQELMSRHKTYSLSPRDCLKTCLFQKWQRMVAPPAEPSRQAPNKRRKRKMSGGSTISGGGTNNNNNNKKKSPGSGFPLTSQVPDVMVVGEPTLMGGEFGDEDERLITRLENTQFDAANGIDDEDSFNNSPALGSNSPWNNKAPSSQESKSDNPTSQASQ; this is translated from the exons GCTGTTCCTCCAAGTCATTCAAGCTGTACTCCCCCAAGGAGCCCCCCAACGGTAGCACTTTTCCCCCTTTCCACCCCGGCACCATGCTGGACAGAGACGTGGG TCCCACCCCAATGTATCCTCCCACATACCTGGAGCCCGGGATAGG GAGGCACACACCATATGGCAACCAGGCAGACTACAgaatatttgaactcaacaaaCGGCTACAGAACTGGACAGAG GAGTGTGATAACCTGTGGTGGGATGCATTTACTACAGAGTTCTTTGAAGATGATGCCATGTTGACCATTACCTTCTGTCTGGAGGATGGACCCAAACGTTACA CAATTGGTCGGACGTTGATTCCAAGGTACTTCCGGAGTATATTTGAGGGCGGTGCCACTGAGCTCTACTATGTGCTGAAACATCCCAAGGAGTCCTTCCACAATAACTTTGTCTCCCTTGACTGTGATCAGTGCACCATGGTCACTCAGAATGGAAAGCCCATGttcacacag GTGTGTGTAGAAGGCCGCTTGTACCTGGAGTTCATGTTTGACGACATGATGAGGATAAAGACGTGGCATTTCAGCATCAGACAACACCGTGAACTTATCCCCCGCAGTATACTGGCAATGCAC GCCCAGGACCCACAGATGCTGGACCAGCTGTCCAAAAACATAACAAGATGTGGCCTCTCGAACTCCACCCTTAACTACCTCCGA CTGTGTGTGATTCTGGAGCCCATGCAGGAGCTGATGTCCAGACACAAGACATACAGCCTCAGCCCCAGAGACTGCCTCAAGACCTGCCTCTTCCAGAAATGGCAGAGGATGGTGGCACCACCAG CTGAGCCATCAAGACAGGCGCCAAACAAACGGCGGAAGCGTAAGATGTCGGGTGGCAGCACCATCAGTGGAGGAGGAactaataacaacaacaacaacaaaaagaagagcCCTGGCAGTGGCTTCCCTCTGACCAGCCAAGTTCCA GATGTGATGGTGGTGGGAGAGCCCACGCTGATGGGAGGGGAGTTTGGTGACGAAGACGAGCGTCTGATCACAAGGCTGGAGAACACGCAGTTCGACGCGGCCAATGGCATTGACGACGAGGACAGCTTCAACAACTCTCCGGCGCTGGGCTCCAACTCGCCCTGGAACAACAAGGCACCCTCCAGCCAGGAGAGCAAGAGCGACAACCCCACCTCACAGGCATCGCAGTAG
- the ldb1b gene encoding LIM domain-binding protein 1b isoform X1 has product MAMSEQLETEGGCSSKSFKLYSPKEPPNGSTFPPFHPGTMLDRDVGPTPMYPPTYLEPGIGRHTPYGNQADYRIFELNKRLQNWTEECDNLWWDAFTTEFFEDDAMLTITFCLEDGPKRYTIGRTLIPRYFRSIFEGGATELYYVLKHPKESFHNNFVSLDCDQCTMVTQNGKPMFTQVCVEGRLYLEFMFDDMMRIKTWHFSIRQHRELIPRSILAMHAQDPQMLDQLSKNITRCGLSNSTLNYLRLCVILEPMQELMSRHKTYSLSPRDCLKTCLFQKWQRMVAPPAEPSRQAPNKRRKRKMSGGSTISGGGTNNNNNNKKKSPGSGFPLTSQVPDVMVVGEPTLMGGEFGDEDERLITRLENTQFDAANGIDDEDSFNNSPALGSNSPWNNKAPSSQESKSDNPTSQASQ; this is encoded by the exons GCTGTTCCTCCAAGTCATTCAAGCTGTACTCCCCCAAGGAGCCCCCCAACGGTAGCACTTTTCCCCCTTTCCACCCCGGCACCATGCTGGACAGAGACGTGGG TCCCACCCCAATGTATCCTCCCACATACCTGGAGCCCGGGATAGG GAGGCACACACCATATGGCAACCAGGCAGACTACAgaatatttgaactcaacaaaCGGCTACAGAACTGGACAGAG GAGTGTGATAACCTGTGGTGGGATGCATTTACTACAGAGTTCTTTGAAGATGATGCCATGTTGACCATTACCTTCTGTCTGGAGGATGGACCCAAACGTTACA CAATTGGTCGGACGTTGATTCCAAGGTACTTCCGGAGTATATTTGAGGGCGGTGCCACTGAGCTCTACTATGTGCTGAAACATCCCAAGGAGTCCTTCCACAATAACTTTGTCTCCCTTGACTGTGATCAGTGCACCATGGTCACTCAGAATGGAAAGCCCATGttcacacag GTGTGTGTAGAAGGCCGCTTGTACCTGGAGTTCATGTTTGACGACATGATGAGGATAAAGACGTGGCATTTCAGCATCAGACAACACCGTGAACTTATCCCCCGCAGTATACTGGCAATGCAC GCCCAGGACCCACAGATGCTGGACCAGCTGTCCAAAAACATAACAAGATGTGGCCTCTCGAACTCCACCCTTAACTACCTCCGA CTGTGTGTGATTCTGGAGCCCATGCAGGAGCTGATGTCCAGACACAAGACATACAGCCTCAGCCCCAGAGACTGCCTCAAGACCTGCCTCTTCCAGAAATGGCAGAGGATGGTGGCACCACCAG CTGAGCCATCAAGACAGGCGCCAAACAAACGGCGGAAGCGTAAGATGTCGGGTGGCAGCACCATCAGTGGAGGAGGAactaataacaacaacaacaacaaaaagaagagcCCTGGCAGTGGCTTCCCTCTGACCAGCCAAGTTCCA GATGTGATGGTGGTGGGAGAGCCCACGCTGATGGGAGGGGAGTTTGGTGACGAAGACGAGCGTCTGATCACAAGGCTGGAGAACACGCAGTTCGACGCGGCCAATGGCATTGACGACGAGGACAGCTTCAACAACTCTCCGGCGCTGGGCTCCAACTCGCCCTGGAACAACAAGGCACCCTCCAGCCAGGAGAGCAAGAGCGACAACCCCACCTCACAGGCATCGCAGTAG
- the ldb1b gene encoding LIM domain-binding protein 1b isoform X3, with amino-acid sequence MLDRDVGPTPMYPPTYLEPGIGRHTPYGNQADYRIFELNKRLQNWTEECDNLWWDAFTTEFFEDDAMLTITFCLEDGPKRYTIGRTLIPRYFRSIFEGGATELYYVLKHPKESFHNNFVSLDCDQCTMVTQNGKPMFTQVCVEGRLYLEFMFDDMMRIKTWHFSIRQHRELIPRSILAMHAQDPQMLDQLSKNITRCGLSNSTLNYLRLCVILEPMQELMSRHKTYSLSPRDCLKTCLFQKWQRMVAPPAEPSRQAPNKRRKRKMSGGSTISGGGTNNNNNNKKKSPGSGFPLTSQVPDVMVVGEPTLMGGEFGDEDERLITRLENTQFDAANGIDDEDSFNNSPALGSNSPWNNKAPSSQESKSDNPTSQASQ; translated from the exons ATGCTGGACAGAGACGTGGG TCCCACCCCAATGTATCCTCCCACATACCTGGAGCCCGGGATAGG GAGGCACACACCATATGGCAACCAGGCAGACTACAgaatatttgaactcaacaaaCGGCTACAGAACTGGACAGAG GAGTGTGATAACCTGTGGTGGGATGCATTTACTACAGAGTTCTTTGAAGATGATGCCATGTTGACCATTACCTTCTGTCTGGAGGATGGACCCAAACGTTACA CAATTGGTCGGACGTTGATTCCAAGGTACTTCCGGAGTATATTTGAGGGCGGTGCCACTGAGCTCTACTATGTGCTGAAACATCCCAAGGAGTCCTTCCACAATAACTTTGTCTCCCTTGACTGTGATCAGTGCACCATGGTCACTCAGAATGGAAAGCCCATGttcacacag GTGTGTGTAGAAGGCCGCTTGTACCTGGAGTTCATGTTTGACGACATGATGAGGATAAAGACGTGGCATTTCAGCATCAGACAACACCGTGAACTTATCCCCCGCAGTATACTGGCAATGCAC GCCCAGGACCCACAGATGCTGGACCAGCTGTCCAAAAACATAACAAGATGTGGCCTCTCGAACTCCACCCTTAACTACCTCCGA CTGTGTGTGATTCTGGAGCCCATGCAGGAGCTGATGTCCAGACACAAGACATACAGCCTCAGCCCCAGAGACTGCCTCAAGACCTGCCTCTTCCAGAAATGGCAGAGGATGGTGGCACCACCAG CTGAGCCATCAAGACAGGCGCCAAACAAACGGCGGAAGCGTAAGATGTCGGGTGGCAGCACCATCAGTGGAGGAGGAactaataacaacaacaacaacaaaaagaagagcCCTGGCAGTGGCTTCCCTCTGACCAGCCAAGTTCCA GATGTGATGGTGGTGGGAGAGCCCACGCTGATGGGAGGGGAGTTTGGTGACGAAGACGAGCGTCTGATCACAAGGCTGGAGAACACGCAGTTCGACGCGGCCAATGGCATTGACGACGAGGACAGCTTCAACAACTCTCCGGCGCTGGGCTCCAACTCGCCCTGGAACAACAAGGCACCCTCCAGCCAGGAGAGCAAGAGCGACAACCCCACCTCACAGGCATCGCAGTAG